The genome window ACCGACAGGAGAAACGAACCCTTGAACCAGTTTTATCGCAATCTGGCCCTGTGGATGCTCATCGCCCTGGCGATGGTGTTCCTCTTCAACACGTTCAAGGCGCAGCGGGTGGAGCACGAGGAGATCTCCTTCTCGGAATTCACCGCCGCCGTCGAGGCGGGCAAGGTCAAGGAAGTCACCATCAAGGGGCAGGAGATCACCGGGAAGTACCTGGATAACGCGGGCAAGGAGAAGAAGGCGTTCCACACGTATGCCCCGGAAGACCCGGACCTGGTCAAGTCGCTCCGGGCGAAGAACGTCAAAATCACCGCCAAGCCGTTGGATGAAAACCCCTGGTACATGACGCTCCTGGTTTCCTGGCTGCCGATGCTGCTGCTGATCGGCGTGTGGATCTTCTTCATGCGGCAGATGCAGGCGGGCGGCGGGAAGGCGATGTCGTTCGGCAAGAGCCGTGCGAAGCTTCTGACCGAGACAACCCACAAGTGCACCTTCTCGGACGTCGCCGGGATCGATGAGGCCAAGGAGGAGCTCCAGGAGATCATCGCGTTTCTGAAGGACCCCAAGAAGTTCACGAAGCTGGGCGGGCGCATCCCCAAGGGGGTGCTGCTCGTGGGGTCTCCGGGGACCGGGAAGACCTTGCTGGCCAGGGCGATTGCGGGAGAGGCGGGGGTTCCCTTCTTCTCCATCAGCGGATCCGACTTCGTGGAGATGTTCGTCGGCGTCGGCGCGGCGCGGGTGCGCGACCTCTTCATCCAGGGGAAGAAGACGGCGCCCTGCATCATCTTCATCGACGAGATCGACGCGGTCGGCAGGCACAGGGGGGCGGGCCTCGGCGGCGGGCACGACGAGCGCGAGCAGACGCTGAACCAGCTCCTGGTGGAGATGGACGGATTCGAGTCGAACGAAGGGCTGATCCTGATCGCCGCGACGAACCGGCCGGATGTCCTGGACCCCGCCTTGCTTCGGCCGGGGCGCTTCGACCGCCAGGTCGTCGTCCCCAAGCCCGACGTGAAAGGCAGGGAGCAGATTCTCCAGGTCCACACCCGGCAAATCCCCCTGGCCGAGGACGTCCATCTCGAGGTTTTGGCCAAAGGGACGCCGGGGTTTACCGGCGCCGATCTGGCCAACCTTTGCAACGAGGCGGCGCTGCATGCCGCAAGCATAGGGATGTCCAAGGTCACCATGGATTGTTTCGAAATGGCAAAGGACAAGGTGATGATGGGCCGCGAGCGGCGGTCGATGATCATCAGCGAGGAGGAGAAGAAGTCCACGGCCTACCACGAGGCGGGGCACGCAATCGTGGCGACGCTCATCCCGGGCGCCGACCCGATCCACAAGGTGAGCATCATCCCGCGCGGAATGGCGCTGGGGGTCACGCAGCAGCTGCCGATCGACGAGCGGCACACGTATTCGAAGGAATATCTGAAGAACAACATCACCATCCTGATGGGCGGCCGGGTCGCCGAGGAGCTCGTGCGAGGAGAGCTCACCACCGGGGCCGGGAACGATCTCGAGCGCTCGACGCTGCTCGCGCGAAAGATGGTCTGCGAGTGGGGAATGAGCGATAAGCTCGGGCCCGTAACCTTCGGGCAAAAGCAGGAACTGATCTTCCTGGGGAGGGACATGACCCGCCACCAGGATTACAGCGAGGCAACGGCGAGGGACATCGACCAGGAAATCAAGGATATCGTCACCTCCTGTTACGGTCGGGCGGTGTCGATCCTGAAGTCGAACCTGCACGTGCTGCACCAGGTGGCCAAGACCCTCCTGGAAAAGGAAGTCATCGACGGCGTCGAGATCAAGAGGATCGTAGAGGAAATGGCGTCGACTTCCGCGGAGGGGTTGCCGACGCCGCAAGCCGGCACGCCGGCCTGAAAACCGGACGGACCCTCCGATGATCCGGGTGTTGCACGCGAGCGACCCGGAGGAAGCCTGCCGGCGTCTGGATTTCCACGGGGTGATCCAGGCGGACCGGACTCGCCTGGTTCGCGACCTTCGCCCCTATCTTCTCTGCATCCCCGACGGGGAGATGGCGCATGCCCTCTTCCCTCTTCTCGCCCGCAGGAAGATTCCCCTGGCGTGGGGGAAGCGGCTTCTCTTCTTTTCAATTTCATCCGTGGATCAGCTCGAACAATGGACGGAGGAGGACGGCGGGTCCCGAGGCGCGTTGGGCCCGGTTCGGGAGGCGATTCGCAGAACCCTGGAGAGAGATTTTGTTGTGCCTTGCAGGGAGCGGGAACTCCGGCTGGGCGGCTCGCCCGGAATCATCGGGATCTTGAATGTGACTCCGGATTCCTTTTCCGACGCGGGGAAATACTATTCCGCGGAAGCGGCAGTCCGGGGGGGACTGGAGATGGTCGCCGAAGGCGCCGACATCATTGACATCGGAGGGGAGTCGACCCGCCCCGGCTCCGTGCCCGTGCCGGCCGATGAAGAAATCGCCCGCGTGGTTCCCGTGATCCGGGAATTGGCCCGGGAAACGGGGGCGCTCCTGTCCGTGGACACGACGAAGGCGGCTGTTGCGCGGGAGGCGATTTCCGCCGGAGCCCGCATCGTCAACGATACGAGCGCTCTTGCCGACGACCCGGAGATGGCGGGTGTTATCGGTGAATCCGGCTGCGCTGTCGTTTTGATGCACCGGAGGGGGACGCCGGCGACGATGCAATTGGCGCCGTCCTATGAATCGCTGTTTGACGAGATGCTGGAGGAGATCCAGAAGAGGATCGATGTCGCAGTGAAGGCCGGCATTCCGAAAGAGCGGATCCTGATCGACCCGGGCGTAGGGTTCGGGAAGAGGTTCGAGGACAACCTCGCGCTGCACCGTCACCTCCCCGACCTGCGCAACCTGGGCAGGCCGGTCGTTTTCGGCCCCTCGCGAAAGGCGTTTATCGGCAGGATTACCGGGAGGGAGGCTTCCGGGAGGATCTTCGGGACGGCCGCATCCGTCGCGTTTGCCGCATCCCGCGGCGTCGACATCCTCCGCGTGCACGATGTAAAGGAAATGAAGGAGGTTGTCCGGGTGGTGACCGCGATCCGGGAGGGAGACGAATGTTAAGCTTCCTCCCCACGCTGCGCTTCGCGGATGTTCTGGACATCCTGGTCGTCGCCTTCATCATCTACTGGATCCTTCTGTTCATCCGCGGGACGAGGGCCGTGCAGATGCTGTACGGCCTCCTTCTCATGCTGGCGATGTTTGTCCTTTCCAAGAAGCTCGGGATGGTCACCTTTCAGTGGCTGGTCGGGAACTTCCTCGGCGGGCTCATCATTATCCTCGTGGTGATCTTCCAGAGCGAGATCCGGCGAGGCCTGGCCAAGATGGGACAGGCGCGCATCTTCGGGAGGGCGCCCGCGTCCCCACCGCTGAATTTACTGGACGAGCTGGTGCAGTGCACCTTCCGGCTGGCGGCCGACCGGATCGGGGCGATCCTCCTGCTCGAGAGGGAGATGGGCCTCCAGGAGTACGTCGAGCACGGGAAGAAGCTGGACGCAATCTTCTCGCATGAGCTCCTGGCATCGATCCTCTCGACCCGGTCGCCCGTGCACGACGGGGCGGTGGTCATCCGGGGGGACCGCGTCGCGGCGGCGGGGGTGATCCTTCCGATTCCCGCCGAATCCTCCGTGGTGAAGACGATGGGGACGAGGCACCGCGCGGGATGGGGCGTCTGCAAGGAGACGGATGCCGTCTCGATCGTGATCTCCGAGGAGACGGGGAATGTCACGGTCTTCCACGACCGGCAAACGGAAAGCGCCGACAGTGCGATGGATCTGAAAGATATCCTCATGAAACTTTTTGCGACGGGCGGAGGCGAGAGTGGTTCGGGGAACTGACATCGTCCACTTCCTGCAGGGTTCGCTCCGGAAGAACCTGGGGCTCAAAGCCCTTGCCCTGGGGCTGGCGGTCGCCCTGTGGTGGTTCGTCGCGGGGGAGAGCAAGGTGCAGGTTGGCTTCGTCGTTCCCCTTGAGATCCGCAACGTGCCTCAAGGGCTGACGATCACGAACAAGGTGGAACGGCAGGTGGAGGTGCGGCTTGCCGGCCCGCCGTCCCTGTTGGGGACGCTCCAGATGGCCGATATCATCGCGGCGGTCGACCTGTCCGGCGCGAGGACCGGGAAGCAGGTGGTGCACGTGGACGAACGCTCGATCAAGGTCCCGCCGGGGACCAAGGTGCAGCGCATCTATCCCAACGCGATCGAAGTTTCCCTGGAGCGGCTCGAGCGGCGGCGGCTTCCGATTACTGCGCGGCTCGATGTGGCGGCGGACGTACGTCGCAGGATTGCCAGGATCGAGATCGTTCCGTCCTCCCTCGAAGTCGAGGCGCTTCCGAACGACTTCTCCCGGATGAAATCCTTGCCGGCTCCCGTTTCGGTTCCGGACACGGGTTCGGAAATATTCGCGGAAAACGTGCTGGTGGAATTACGGGAGGGGCATGCTAAAATCGTCGGGAATCCGGGCGTGCGCGTGACGATCCATTTCCGGAAATAGGAGGAACCGCTTGAGGCGAAAGCTCTTCGGAACGGACGGGGTTCGGGGCGTGGCCAACACCGACCCGATGACCGTCGAGAACGCGCTGGCGCTCGGGCAGGCCGTTGCGCACATCTTCCGGAACAACAAGGGGCGGCACAAGGTCGTCATCGGGAAGGACACCCGCCTCTCGGGATACATGTTCGAAACCGCGCTCTCGGCGGGGATCTGCGCCATGGGCGGCGATGTCCTGCTCGTCGGCCCTTTGCCCACGCCCGGCATCGCGTTCCTCACCCATTCCATGCGAGCGGACGCAGGCGTCGTGATCTCGGCGTCCCACAACCCTTACCAGGACAACGGGATCAAGTTCTTCGGGCGGGACGGCTTCAAGCTGCCCGACGAGATGGAAGAAAAGATCGAGATGATCATGCTGGGGGACCACCTCAAGGAGGCGCGCACCCCTTCGCCCGAGATCGGCAAGGCACATCGGATCGACGACGCAACCGGCCGGTACATCGTCTACCTGAAGAACACGTTCCCTTCGCACCTGTCGCTGGACGGGTTGCGGATCGTGGTCGACTGCGCGAACGGCGCCGCCTACCGAATCGCCCCGCAAGTGTTCCAGGAGCTGGGGGCCGAGGTCATTCCGATCGGCGTCACTCCGAACGGGCTCAACATCAACGAGAACTGCGGCTCCCTGTTCCCGGAGGTAGTGTCCGCCAAGGTGCGGGAGCACCGGGCCGACCTCGGGATATCGCTCGACGGGGATGGCGACCGGGTGATCGTCGTCGATCAGAAGGGGGAGGTGCTGGACGGGGACCGGATCATGGCGATTTGCGCAGAGGAGATGTTCCGGAAGAGAAAGCTGAAGAGGAACACCGTGGTCGCCACGGTGATGAGCAACATCGGGCTCGACCTTTTCCTTAAAGAGAGGAAGATCCGGCTCGTACGGAGCCAGGTGGGCGACCGCTACGTGGTCGAAATGATGCGCGCCAACGGGTACAACTTCGGCGGGGAGCAATCGGGGCACCTGATCTTCCTCGATCACGCGACGACGGGGGACGGCGTCCTGGCGGCACTCCAGCTCCTTGCGGTGATGGTCGAGTCGGGCCGGCGGATTGCAGACCTCGGGAAGCAACTGGTCACCTTCCCGCAGGTTCTGCTGAACCTCAAGCTGAGGCATCGCGTTCCCCTGGAGAGCATGAAGGGGTTCCAGAAGACGAAGGCCGAGTTCGAGAAGAAGCTCGGCATGCGGGGCAGGATCGTCGTGCGGTACAGTGGAACCGAGCCCGTCCTCCGGATTATGGCGGAAGGGGAGAACAAGGCGGAGATCGACCGCATCGTGAACGCGCTGGCGGAGAAGGCCCGCGCCGAAATCCACTAACTTAACTACGGGGACGTTCTTAAAACTTTTAATGTGGATATAGGGACGTTCTTAAACTTTTCAAACATAGGAGCAGAGTTAAAAAGTTTAAGAACGTCCCTGGACTTTAGTAACTATTCGGTTCTGAGGCGGGCATGAGGAGAAGGCTGGGGGTCAACATCGATCATGTGGCGACGCTGAGGCAGGCGAGGGGTGGGGCCGCGCCGGAGCCCGTGATCGCGGCGGGGATCGCCGAACACCACGGCGCCGACGGCATCACGGTCCACCTGAGGGAGGACCGTCGGCACATCCAGGACCGGGACCTCGAGCTCCTTTCCAGGGTGGTCCAGACGCGGATCAATCTGGAGATGGCTGCAACCGAGGAAATGATCGGAATCGCAACGCGCCTGAAGCCGTACTCCGCGACCCTCGTCCCCGAGAAACGGAAAGAGCTTACGACGGAAGGCGGGCTGAACGTACTCGGCCAGCGGGAGACCCTGCACGCGGCCGTATCGCGGCTTCGCGACGCCGGCATCCTCGTGAGCCTTTTCATCGACCCGATACTCTCCCAGCTGCGGGCCGCCAGGCAGGTCGGGGCCGATGCCGTTGAAATCCACACCGGGACCTACTGCGAAGCGTACCACGCAGGGAAGTACGCCGAAGAGTTCGATAAGATCCGCATCGCGGCGGCGCACGGGAACAACATCGGCTTGAAGGTGTTCGCGGGTCACGGGCTCGACGTGCGCAACCTCCCGCCGATCCTTTCCCTTCCGGAGATCGAGGAGTTCAACATCGGGCACAGCATCATCGCCAGGGCGGTTTTCATCGGCCTCGGGGCGGCCGTGCGCGAGATGGCCGACCTCATCCACGGGGCCCCCTGAAACGGGATGATCGTAGGCATCGGTGTCGACATCGTGGATATTTCACGGGTGCACGGGCTGCTGGAACGCTTCCGGGACAGGTTTTTACAGAGAGTGTTCACGGACGCCGAAAACCTGTATGCGAGCAAAAGCGTCAAAACCGCGGAGAGGCTCGCCGGCAGGTTCGCGGTGAAGGAAGCGGTCCTCAAGGCGTTCGGCACGGGAAAGTCGCAAGGAATCCTGTGGCGAGACGTCGAAACGGTTCCGGGGCGGATGGGAAGACCTGAAGTTAATCTTTATGGAAACGCATATAAATATATGAAAATATTGAAAGCAGACCAGGTCCACGTGTCGATCTCCCACGACGGCGGGAAGGCCGTGGCGTTTGTGGTCATCGAGAGAGCGGGAGGAAACGGATGAAGGTCGCCTCGGCGCGCCAGATGGCCGATCTGGACAAGATCACCATGGAGAAGTACGGCATCCCCTCCCTCCTTCTGATGGAGAACGCGGGGCGGTCCTGCTCGGAGCGGATCCTGCACATTTTGGAAGACAAGGTCGGTGCGGCCGAAGAGGCCTCGGTCGCGGTCGTCTGCGGCCGCGGGAACAACGGCGGAGACGGCATGGTGATCGCCCGGCATCTCCACAACCGGGGCGTCTATGTGGAGGTCTTTCTGCTCGCCGAAGAGGACGACCTCTCCCGGGACGCCAGAGTGCAGAAAGACATTCTCAAAAGGATGGACGTCGAGATCCGGGTGATCCGCGACGCGGAAGGGGTGGAGGATCTCCGGACGTTCCTCGAAGAGGTGCATCTCTGCGTGGACGCCATCCTCGGGACGGGGCTCTCATCGCCGCTTTCGGGGATCGTCCGCGAGGTGGTGGAAGTCATCAACCTCTCGTTGGCCCCCGTCTATGCGGTCGACATCCCCAGCGGGATCGACGCCACGACGGGAAGGATTCTCGGCGAGGCGATCCGGGCCGACTATACGGGATCGTTCGGGCTTCTGAAACTGGGCCAGGTCCTGTTGCCGGGCTCGATCCACTGCGGGGATACCGAAATCTTCGACATCGGGATTCCCTCCAAAGCGGTGTTTGACGCCGACATCAAGACCGAGGCGCTCGACGAGCGCGTGGTCAAAAGCATGCTCTCCATCCGCCCGCCGGACTTCCACAAGGGGGATGCGGGAAGGATATTCATCATCGGCGGATCGCCGGGGCTGACCGGCGCCCCCTGCCTTGCGGGCCAGGCCGCGCTCCGGATGGGCGCGGGGCTGATCACGGTGGTGACTCCGGCCTCCCTGCGGCCGATCGTCGAGTCGAAACTGATGGAAGTGATGTCGATGGGGATCGCCGACGGAGGGTCGGGGTACTTCAGGAAAGAGATGATCCCCGAACTGGTGGAGAAGGTCTCGCGTGCGGACGTGGTCGTCGTCGGGCCCGGCCTGGGAGCGTATCCGGGAGTGGGGGAATTCATCGCCGAGCTGTTCCCCCGCATCAAGGTCCCGTTCATCGTGGACGCCGACGGACTGAACGCGATTTCGGGGCAGGTCGGGGTCCTGCGGACGGCGGGCTCCTCCTGCATCCTCACGCCGCACCCGGGGGAGATGTCCCGACTCACCCGCGAATCGATCGAAGCCATCGAGGCCTCGCGGATCGGGTCGGCGCAGCATCTCGCCGAAGAACAGGACGTCACGGTGATCCTGAAAGGCGCCAGGACGATCATCGCCACGCCGAAAGGGGACATCTTCATCAACACGACCGGGAATCCCTACATGGCGACCGGGGGAATGGGGGACGCGCTCACGGGAATGGTGGCCGCCCTCGCTTCGCAAGGGTTGTCGCCGACCGACGCCGCCTGCGCGGGGGTCTTCCTTCACGGGATGTCGGCCGATCTGCTGATGCGTCGGCACCCGATGTCCGCCGTGTCCGCCACCGACGTCATCGAGAACATCCACGAGGCCCTCCAGCACACCATGGGAGAGCCGAAACCTTCCGAGGAGCGGCCGTAAGCGGGGACACCCCTCAACACTGGCTGTGGCTTCGCTGCCGCACAAGGCGCACCCGATCCTTTGAATGTGAGGAGCGTACCCGCCGATGGTAGTTGAACTGTATTCTTCGTGCGAAGCCGACACGATGGAGATCGCGCGGGCCCTGGGTGCGGTCCTGGTCCCGGGCGATGTGGTGGCGCTTTCGGGGGACCTGGGTGCCGGCAAGACGGTCTTCTGCAAGGGCGTGGGGGAGGCGATCGGGATCCCGGCGGACCGGATCGTTTCGCCGAGCTTCACCGTCGTGACGGAACATGCGGGCGCCGTTCCTTTCCTCCACGTGGATGTCTATCGCCTTTCCTCCGAGCGGGAGGCCGACGACATCGGCCTGGAGGAGATCCTGAACGGGGAGGGGGTCTGCCTGGTGGAGTGGGCGGAAAAAATCGCCACCATGTTGCCAAAATCCTGTATAAAGGTTAAATTCCTTTTTTCGGACGAAGGCAGCCGCAGGCTGATTCTTGACGCGGAGGACACCCCGCGGATCCGGGGATTTGTCCATCGCTGCAAACGCTACCTGACAGGAGGGTGAACCGGGAAATGGCACTCATTGTCCAGAAGTACGGCGGCACTTCGGTCGGTACCGTGGAGAAGATCAAGAACGTTGCAAAGCGGGTGGCGCGCACCAAAGACCAGGGAAACGACGTCGTGGTCGTCGTCTCGGCGATGGCCGGGGAGACGAACCGGCTGCTCGGCCTGGCGCACCAGATCGCGGAATTGCCGAACGAGCGCGAACTGGACGTCGTCGCTTCCACGGGCGAACAGGTGACCATCGGCCTGCTGGCCATCGCGCTCACCGAAATGGGGTACAAGGCGAAGTCGTTCTGCGGCTTCCAGATTCCGGTCCTCACCGATTCGGCCTACGTCAAGGCGCGTATCATGAAGATCGAGGGGGAGACGATCCAGGCCGCCCTCAAGGAAGGGGAGATCGCGGTCGTGGCCGGCTTCCAGGGCATCGACGAATCCGGGGCGATCACGACGCTCGGGCGCGGCGGGTCGGACACGAGCGCCGTCGCCGTGGCGGCCGCGCTTTCGGCCGACGTGTGCGAGATCTACACGGACGTCGACGGGGTCTATACCACCGACCCCAACATCTGCGCAGACGCGCGGAAACTCGAAAAGATCTCCTTCGAGGAGATGCTCGAGCTGGCGAGCCTGGGGGCCAAGGTCCTCCAGATCCGGTCGGTGGAGTTCGGGATGAAATACGGGGTGCGGATCCACGTCCGCTCCTCGTTCAACGAAAATCCGGGAACGATCGTTACGAAAGAGGAGGAGATCATGGAAACGGCAGTCGTGTCCGGCGTGGCGTACAGCAAGAACGAGGCGAAGATCACCATCGTGAAAGTGCCCGACCGGCCGGGAATCGCCGCCAGGATCTTCAAGCCGCTGTCGGACGCCAACATCGTCGTGGACGTGATTGTCCAGAACGTATCCGTCACCGGCTACACGGACCTGACCTTCACGGTCGGCCGCAGCGATTACAAGAAGGCGATGTTGATCACGGAGAAGACCGCAAAGGAAGTCGAGTCGGAGAAGGTTGTCGGCGACGACAAGATCGCAAAAGTGTCCATCGTCGGGATGGCGATGCGCTCCCACTCCGGGGTTGCCACGAAGGTGTTCGAGACGCTGGCCGCCGAAGGGATCAACATCCTGGGCATCACCACCTCGGAAATCAAGATCTCCTGCCTGATCGAGGAGAAATACACCGAGCTGGCGGTGCGGGTACTGCACAACGCCTTCGGGCTGGGACAGCAGGCTTGAAAAAGATCACCTCGAAAAAGATCTATCTGTACGACACGACGCTTCGGGACGGCACCCAGGCCGAGGAGATCTCGCTCTCCGTGATGGACAAGATCGCCATTACGGAGAAGCTGGACGATTTCGGGATCCACTTCATCGAGGGAGGGTACCCCGGCTCCAACCCGAAGGACAAGGAGTTCTTCGAGTATGCGAAGAGGCTCCCGCTGAAGACCGCGAAGCTCTGCGCGTTCGGTATGACGCGCCGGGTGGGAAAGAAGGTCGAGGAGGACGCCAACATGAAGGCGCTCCTCTCCGCGGAGACCCCGGTCATCACCGTGGTGGGGAAATCCTGGGACTTCCACGTCACCGAGGCGCTGCGGACCACGCTCGACGAGAACCTCAAGGCGATCCGCGAGACGATCGAGTACCTTAAAAAGCACGCCGAGCAGGTCTTCTTCGACGCCGAGCACTTCTTCGACGGCTACCGGCGCAACCCCAAGTATGCGCTGAAGGCGCTCGCGGCGGCGGCCGATGGTGGGGCGGACTGGCTCGTTTTGTGCGACACCAACGGGGGGTCGCTTCCCTCGGACGTGGGGCGCGTCGTCCGCGAGGTCCGGAAAACAACCCATCTTCCGCTCGGAATTCATACCCATAACGACTCCGAGATGGCCGTGGCCACCACCCTGGCAGCGGTGGAGAGCGGGGCGACACAGGTCCAGGGGACGATCAACGGCTACGGGGAGCGGTGCGGGAACGCCAACCTCTGCTCGATCATCCCCTGCCTCCATCTGAAGATGGGCAGGGAAGTCCTTCCGGAAGAGCGGCTCAGGAAACTCTCCGCGCTTTCGGGATACGTGGCGGAGATCGCCAACGTGGGGAAGCGTCTCCATCAGCCCTTCGTCGGGAATGCCGCATTCGCCCACAAGGGGGGGATGCACGTGTCGGCCATCCGCCGCAACCCGGGGACCTACGAGCACATCGATCCCGGGCTCGTCGGCAACCAGCGCCGCGTCCTCATCTCCGACCTCTCGGGACGGAGCAACATCCTTTCCAAGGTCCAGGAGAAGGGGCTCCGGTTCAAGGCGGGCGACCCGGCGGCGGAGAAGGTCCTCGACCAGATCAAGGAGCTGGAGCACAAGGGGTACCAGTTCGAAGGGGCCGAGGCGTCGTTCGAGCTCCTGGTCCTCAAGGCGATGGGGGAGCACGAGCAGTTCTTCGAGTTGAAGGGGTTCCGGGTGATCGACGAGAAGCGGACGGAGAAGCAACATCCGATTGCCGAGGCGACCATCATGGTCGAGGTGGAGGGCCGGGTGGAGCACACCGCGGCGCTGGGGAACGGCCCCGTGAACGCGATGGACAACGCGCTCCGGAAGGCTCTCGAGAAGTTCTATCCCGAGCTGGCCGAAGTGAAGCTGCTCGACTACAAGGTGCGGGTGATCACCGCCGGCGGGACCGGCTCGTCGGTACGCGTTTTGATACAGTCCGGCGACAAGGACAGCACCTGGGGAACCGTCGGGGTCTCGCACAACATCATCGAGGCGTCCTGGCAGGCCCTGGTGGACAGCATCCGGTACAAGCTTTGGAGGTCCCGCCGTGGATCGCAGAAGGGAGGCCCGGAGCGGTAAGGCCTGCCTCCTTCTATCCCTGATCGTATTGGTCTGGAATGTCGGCGCCACGGGCCGACACGTTCTGTCCGTTGCCTCTCCGCACATCGTGCGTGCGACTGAATCCGTGCAGGATTCCGCCTCTCTTGTCCCGCAACTCCCTGCCGTCGACTGCACCATAACGGGACATCCTGGGCCGCTCACCACAAAGCAGAAATTTCTCCTTGGCAAAAGGGTGGATATCAACAAAGCCTCCCTGGCGGAGATCGAGGGACTCCCGGGAATCTCAAGCAAGGTTGCGGAATCCGTGGTCGAAACGAGGAGCCGCCTGGGCGGGTTTCGTCGCCCCGAGGACCTGCTGCAGGTAAAGGGGATAAAAGAAAAACGGTTGAATAAACTTCTTCCCTTTCTGGTAAAATTCCCTAATAATTGACTTACATAGTCAGGTTATTTGCACGGGGAAAGGGGGAAGGATGTTCCGTAGAATCCGCAACGACATCAAGGTGATCTTCGAACGCGACCCGGCGGCGCGCAGCGTGATCGAGATCCTTTTATGCTACCCGGGGTTCCACGTCATGCGGTTCCACCACGCGGCCCACTGGCTCTGGACGCACGACCTTCGGTTGCTGGCCCGGTTTCTCTCGCACATCTCCCGTGCCCTCACGGGGATCGAGATCCATCCGGGGGCGACGATCGACGAGGGTTTCTTCATCGACCACGGGATGGGGGTCGTCATCGGGGAAACCTCGGAAATCGGGAAGAACGTGACGATGTACCACGGGGTGACCCTCGGCGGGACGAGCTGGAAGAAGGGGAAGCGGCACCCGACGATCGAGGAAAACGTGATCATCGGGGCGGGCGCGGCCATCCTGGGCAACATCCGGATCGGGCAGAATTCCAAGATCGGCTCGGGATCGGTGGTCAACCGGGACGTTCCTCCCAACTCGACCGTCGTGGGAATCCCCGGAAGGATCGTCTACCGCGAGGGGAACGTCTACAACGACCAGTCCGGCGTCGCCGGCACGCCGGACCCGGAAGGCAAGGCGATCAAGTGTTTGACCGACCAGGTGATGGCGATGGGACAGCGCCTCGACGAGCTTGCGAAACTCCTTCCGAAGCAGGAGGAGGCGCCCCGCGTGGAGTCCGTCCGATGAAGATCACGACGCGGGGGCGGTATGCCGTGATGGCGCTGGTGAGCCTTGCAGCGTCCTCCCGCGGGAATCCGGTTTCCCTGAAGAACATCGCCCGGCAGGAGGAGATTCCGGAGGCTTACCTCCAGCAGCTGTTTTCCCGGCTTCGCAGGCGGAACCTGGTCAAGAGCATCCGGGGCCCGGGAGGAGGGTTCCTTCTGGCGCGCCATCCGTCCCGGATCATGATCGGCGAGATCATCCGCACGGCGGAAGGGCGGGACGCCACCAT of Deltaproteobacteria bacterium RBG_16_64_85 contains these proteins:
- a CDS encoding pyridoxine 5'-phosphate synthase; the protein is MRRRLGVNIDHVATLRQARGGAAPEPVIAAGIAEHHGADGITVHLREDRRHIQDRDLELLSRVVQTRINLEMAATEEMIGIATRLKPYSATLVPEKRKELTTEGGLNVLGQRETLHAAVSRLRDAGILVSLFIDPILSQLRAARQVGADAVEIHTGTYCEAYHAGKYAEEFDKIRIAAAHGNNIGLKVFAGHGLDVRNLPPILSLPEIEEFNIGHSIIARAVFIGLGAAVREMADLIHGAP
- a CDS encoding dihydropteroate synthase; this encodes MPCRERELRLGGSPGIIGILNVTPDSFSDAGKYYSAEAAVRGGLEMVAEGADIIDIGGESTRPGSVPVPADEEIARVVPVIRELARETGALLSVDTTKAAVAREAISAGARIVNDTSALADDPEMAGVIGESGCAVVLMHRRGTPATMQLAPSYESLFDEMLEEIQKRIDVAVKAGIPKERILIDPGVGFGKRFEDNLALHRHLPDLRNLGRPVVFGPSRKAFIGRITGREASGRIFGTAASVAFAASRGVDILRVHDVKEMKEVVRVVTAIREGDEC
- a CDS encoding TIGR00159 family protein, with the protein product MLSFLPTLRFADVLDILVVAFIIYWILLFIRGTRAVQMLYGLLLMLAMFVLSKKLGMVTFQWLVGNFLGGLIIILVVIFQSEIRRGLAKMGQARIFGRAPASPPLNLLDELVQCTFRLAADRIGAILLLEREMGLQEYVEHGKKLDAIFSHELLASILSTRSPVHDGAVVIRGDRVAAAGVILPIPAESSVVKTMGTRHRAGWGVCKETDAVSIVISEETGNVTVFHDRQTESADSAMDLKDILMKLFATGGGESGSGN
- a CDS encoding tRNA (adenosine(37)-N6)-threonylcarbamoyltransferase complex ATPase subunit type 1 TsaE — its product is MVVELYSSCEADTMEIARALGAVLVPGDVVALSGDLGAGKTVFCKGVGEAIGIPADRIVSPSFTVVTEHAGAVPFLHVDVYRLSSEREADDIGLEEILNGEGVCLVEWAEKIATMLPKSCIKVKFLFSDEGSRRLILDAEDTPRIRGFVHRCKRYLTGG
- a CDS encoding phosphoglucosamine mutase → MTVENALALGQAVAHIFRNNKGRHKVVIGKDTRLSGYMFETALSAGICAMGGDVLLVGPLPTPGIAFLTHSMRADAGVVISASHNPYQDNGIKFFGRDGFKLPDEMEEKIEMIMLGDHLKEARTPSPEIGKAHRIDDATGRYIVYLKNTFPSHLSLDGLRIVVDCANGAAYRIAPQVFQELGAEVIPIGVTPNGLNINENCGSLFPEVVSAKVREHRADLGISLDGDGDRVIVVDQKGEVLDGDRIMAICAEEMFRKRKLKRNTVVATVMSNIGLDLFLKERKIRLVRSQVGDRYVVEMMRANGYNFGGEQSGHLIFLDHATTGDGVLAALQLLAVMVESGRRIADLGKQLVTFPQVLLNLKLRHRVPLESMKGFQKTKAEFEKKLGMRGRIVVRYSGTEPVLRIMAEGENKAEIDRIVNALAEKARAEIH
- a CDS encoding holo-[acyl-carrier-protein] synthase; the encoded protein is MIVGIGVDIVDISRVHGLLERFRDRFLQRVFTDAENLYASKSVKTAERLAGRFAVKEAVLKAFGTGKSQGILWRDVETVPGRMGRPEVNLYGNAYKYMKILKADQVHVSISHDGGKAVAFVVIERAGGNG
- a CDS encoding cell division protein FtsH yields the protein MNQFYRNLALWMLIALAMVFLFNTFKAQRVEHEEISFSEFTAAVEAGKVKEVTIKGQEITGKYLDNAGKEKKAFHTYAPEDPDLVKSLRAKNVKITAKPLDENPWYMTLLVSWLPMLLLIGVWIFFMRQMQAGGGKAMSFGKSRAKLLTETTHKCTFSDVAGIDEAKEELQEIIAFLKDPKKFTKLGGRIPKGVLLVGSPGTGKTLLARAIAGEAGVPFFSISGSDFVEMFVGVGAARVRDLFIQGKKTAPCIIFIDEIDAVGRHRGAGLGGGHDEREQTLNQLLVEMDGFESNEGLILIAATNRPDVLDPALLRPGRFDRQVVVPKPDVKGREQILQVHTRQIPLAEDVHLEVLAKGTPGFTGADLANLCNEAALHAASIGMSKVTMDCFEMAKDKVMMGRERRSMIISEEEKKSTAYHEAGHAIVATLIPGADPIHKVSIIPRGMALGVTQQLPIDERHTYSKEYLKNNITILMGGRVAEELVRGELTTGAGNDLERSTLLARKMVCEWGMSDKLGPVTFGQKQELIFLGRDMTRHQDYSEATARDIDQEIKDIVTSCYGRAVSILKSNLHVLHQVAKTLLEKEVIDGVEIKRIVEEMASTSAEGLPTPQAGTPA